The bacterium genome includes a region encoding these proteins:
- a CDS encoding polysaccharide biosynthesis protein — protein sequence MGASQSELRALSLIGRKQPVFEQDLERNEAELAERVRDRSFLVLGGAGSIGQAVVKALFQRAPGRLHVIDISENNLVELVRDIRSSYGYIEGDFRTLPLDIGQVEFEAFMKASDRYDYVLNLSALKHVRSEKDPYTLMRMLAVNILNTEDTLRYAAEMGADRYFAVSSDKAANPA from the coding sequence ATGGGAGCCTCGCAGTCGGAGCTCCGGGCTCTGTCGCTCATTGGGCGCAAGCAACCTGTGTTCGAGCAGGATCTCGAGCGCAATGAAGCCGAGCTAGCGGAACGCGTCCGTGATCGATCGTTCCTGGTCCTCGGCGGAGCCGGATCGATCGGACAAGCAGTGGTCAAGGCGCTATTCCAGCGTGCGCCCGGCCGACTCCACGTCATCGACATCAGCGAAAACAACCTTGTCGAATTGGTTCGCGATATCCGCAGCTCCTACGGCTACATCGAAGGGGACTTCCGAACGCTTCCGCTCGATATCGGCCAGGTCGAGTTCGAAGCTTTCATGAAGGCGTCGGACCGATATGACTACGTTCTCAATCTCTCGGCACTCAAGCACGTGCGCAGCGAGAAGGACCCGTACACGCTGATGCGAATGCTGGCGGTCAACATCCTCAACACCGAGGACACCTTGCGCTACGCCGCCGAGATGGGCGCCGATCGCTACTTCGCGGTCTCGTCGGACAAAGCCGCTAACCCAGC
- a CDS encoding sigma-70 family RNA polymerase sigma factor: protein MSHRNVSDHRRMDHDSGALVGEAFRRGSSEGVKAVRDRVRRIVGFRGYRMSADDKKDLEQEVMTQIWQAVNRSGFDAGDRFWGFVEVVTARRCIDWLRGRVTRNRETELDERFKDGSRSPLGTALDRERHEIAQTALARLGEPCRNLIQLHFARDKSYRELAVLLGKSEGALRVQMHRCIARTRDIVDALKTESLREAQTEKK from the coding sequence GTGAGCCACCGAAACGTCTCGGACCACCGTCGCATGGACCATGACTCAGGAGCCCTGGTGGGCGAGGCCTTTCGGCGCGGTTCGAGCGAAGGCGTCAAGGCGGTTCGTGATCGGGTTCGGCGGATCGTCGGATTTCGTGGCTATCGGATGTCGGCGGACGACAAGAAGGACCTTGAACAGGAAGTGATGACTCAGATCTGGCAGGCGGTGAATCGCTCCGGTTTCGATGCTGGCGACCGCTTCTGGGGCTTCGTCGAGGTCGTGACCGCGCGGCGCTGTATCGACTGGCTGAGAGGTCGAGTCACCCGCAACCGTGAGACCGAGCTCGACGAGCGGTTCAAAGACGGCTCGCGCAGCCCTCTCGGTACGGCGCTCGATCGGGAAAGGCATGAGATCGCACAGACGGCCCTAGCGCGGCTCGGAGAACCGTGTCGGAACCTGATCCAACTTCACTTCGCCCGCGACAAGTCCTACCGCGAGCTCGCCGTCCTGCTAGGCAAGAGTGAAGGAGCTCTCAGGGTACAAATGCATCGGTGCATCGCACGCACGCGAGACATCGTCGATGCGCTGAAAACCGAATCGCTGCGAGAAGCACAAACGGAGAAGAAATGA
- a CDS encoding co-chaperone GroES, whose translation MNIRPLHDRVLVKRLESQEEQVRGGIIIPDTAKEKPQEAEVVAVGPGKVQDSGERQAMDVKAGDRILIGKYSGSEIKIDDEDYVILREDEILAVVG comes from the coding sequence GTGAACATTCGTCCATTGCACGACCGCGTCCTGGTCAAGCGGCTCGAGTCGCAAGAGGAGCAGGTGCGCGGCGGCATCATTATCCCCGATACCGCCAAGGAAAAGCCCCAGGAGGCCGAGGTCGTGGCCGTGGGCCCGGGCAAAGTCCAGGACAGCGGTGAGCGCCAGGCCATGGACGTCAAGGCCGGCGATCGCATCCTGATCGGCAAGTACTCCGGTTCGGAGATCAAGATCGACGACGAGGACTACGTGATCCTGCGCGAGGACGAGATTCTCGCGGTTGTGGGCTGA